In the Oncorhynchus nerka isolate Pitt River unplaced genomic scaffold, Oner_Uvic_2.0 unplaced_scaffold_1181, whole genome shotgun sequence genome, AACGGACCGCGATAGGGAACCCGACGGAGGGAAACGGACCGCGATAGGGAACCCGACGGGAGGGAAACGGACCGCGATAGGGAACCCGACGGGAGGGAAACGGACCACGATAGGGAACCCGACGGGAGGGAAACGGACCGCGATAGGGAACCCGACGGGAGGGAAACGGACCGCGATAGGGAACACGACGGGAGGGAAAGGGACCGCGATAGGGAACCCGACGGGAGGGAAAGGGACCGCGATAGGGAACCCGACGGGAGGGAAAGGGACCGCGATAGGGAACCCGACGGGAGGGAAAGGGACCGCGATAGGGAACCTGACGGGAGGGAAAGGGACCGCGATAGGGAACCGGACCGCGATAGGGAACCTGACGGGAGGGAAACGGAC is a window encoding:
- the LOC135569243 gene encoding uncharacterized protein LOC135569243 translates to MLFTQSVSLSRSGSLPSGSLSRSGSLSSGSLPSGSLSRSVSLPSGSLSRSVSLPSGSLSRSVSLPSGSLSRSVSLPSGSLPSGSLSRSVSLPSGSLSRSGSLSRSLSLPSGSLSRSLSLPSGSLSRSLSLPSGSLSRSLSLPSGSLSRSLSLPSCSLSRSVSLPSGSLSRSVSLPSGSLSWSVSLPSGSLSRSVSLPSGSLSRSVSLRRVPYRGPFPSGRVPYRGQVPSGWVPYRG